The genomic segment GTTGCGCCGGCTCACCGACGACGACGCGCGCGCCGCGGGCGACGGCGTCGCCGACCAGGCGGTCGACCTTGGCCGCGGCGCCGCGATCGATCAGCGGCCCGACCTGGGTGCCGGGCTCGAGGCCGTGGCCGACCTTGAGCGCGCGCACGCGGGCGGCGATCGCGTGCGTGAAGGCCTCGGCGATCCCGGCCTGGACGTAGATCCGGTTGGCCGAGACGCAGGTCTGGCCGGCGCAGCGGAACTTGCTCGCCATCAGCTGCTCGACCGCCACGGCCACGTCGGCGTCGTCGAAGACGATCAGCGGGGCGTTGCCGCCCAGCTCGAGCGCGAGGCGCTTGACGTGCGGCGCCGCCTGGGACGCGAGCAGCTGGCCGACCCGGGTCGAGCCGGTGAAGCTGATCACCCGCACCGCCGGGTGCGCGCACAGCGCCGCGCCGATCGCCGGGGCGTCGCCGAACACCAGGTTGACCATGCCGGGTGGCAGGTCGAGGCGGTCGATCAGGTGCACCAGCGCCAGCGGCGCCAGCGGCGTCAGCTCGGCCGGCTTGATGACCGCCGGCGCGCCGGCCGCGAGCGCGCCGGCCAGCTTCTTGGCCAGCATCGCCAGCGGGAAGTTCCACGGCGTGATCAGCCCGGCGACGCCGGCGGGGCGCGCGTACACGGTCCAGGTCAGGCCCCTGGGCCGCTGCGCCAGGGTGCGCGGGGCCAGGGCGTCGATGCTGTCGGCGGCGACCTGGTAGAAGCCGGCCGCGTACGCGACCTCGCCGCGGGCCTCGGCCAGCGGCTTGCCGTTCTCGAGCGTGATGATCCGGGCCAGCTCGTCCTGGTGCGCGAGCTGCGCCGCCGCGATCGCGCGGAGCCAGCCGGCCCGGGTCTCGAGGCTGGCGGGCGGCGCGGCCAGGACGGTGGCCGCCGCGGCGATCGCGGCGTCGGTGTCGGCGGCGCCGTAGCTCGGCAGCTCGGCCAGCGGCTCGCCGGTCGCGGGATCGTGGACGACGAAGCGCGGCCCAGCGTGCGGCGGGAGGAACGCGCCGGCGACGTAGCCGGTGCGGTGTTCGAGCAGCGGGGACTGGATCACAGGCTTGGCTCCGTTGCGGCGCTCACGATCTCACGGTCCGCGCCCTGCGGCACGGTGACCGCCGCCCGAGGCTCAGGCCAGGTGGAACGAGCGGACGAACGCGACCGACTGCCCGCGCACGTCGAAGCGCGTGATCGCGTTGCCGATCACCAGGCCGCCCTCGTCGGTGATCTGCCCGGGCAGCTCGGTCCACGTGCGGACCGGATCGAGCCAGCGGATGTCCTTCTGCCCGGCGAACGCGTAGCGGGCGCCGTCGTCGCCCTCGAACTCGAACCGGTAGCGGATGACCCGACGGATCCACGGGCGCAGCTCCATCGTGCCGCGCAGCGGGCGCTGGGTCGCCAGGCCGTCGCCGTCGACGGTGCCGGTGATCTCCACCAGCCGCGACCGCCCGAACGCCGCCAGCGAGTCGGTGCTGGCGCGCACCGAGAACTCGAACCGGCCGCCGCCGCGGCCGCCGTCGCACCGCGTCCAGTTGCCCCGCATCGTCTCGGCGAACCCGAAGCCAGCCATGGGCGGACTGTACTCCGAAAAACGTCGACGGGGCCGACCTCGCGGTCGACCCCGTTCACCACCGTCTCACCGCCCCAGCCAGGCTTCAGGTCCCGAGTTCTGCGAATCCGCCACCACGCTGAACGTGCCGGGCCGTTTCAGGCGGGGGCCCCATCTTCGCGCAGCGAACGATGGGGGAGGAGCTTTGCGAAAGCTCCTCCCAGAAAAACGCTCAGTTCGTCGCGCAGTGGTCGAACGTGAAGGTCTCGCAGGTGCAGCCGCTCGAGCCCATGGTGCACGCGGTGCCGTCGGGGTTCGTGCAGTTCTGGCCGCTGTACACCGCGCCGCAGTCGCCGCGGCCGAGGCACTGGCTCTCGGTGTTGATGACCGCGCAGACCGGGGCGCCGGTGCAGCTCGCGAGCGGGGTGCAGGCGCCGGTGTAGCAACCCTCGTCGATCAGCGGCACCTGGCCGGCGGGGCAGGTCGGGGCGCCGAAGGTGCAGGTCACCGGGCCGTCGCAGGTCGGGGTCGGGATCGGCGCGCCGGGGACGCAGGTCGAGCGCGGGCCATCGCAGTGCTGGTCGGCCGGGCAGTCGGCGTCGCTGACGCAGATGTTCGACTCCTCGCACTGGCCGCCGGCGCAGTAGCAGCCGGCCGCGCAGTCGCTGTCGCTGTTGCAGGTCGGCTGGTCGACGATGCAGGTGCCGTCGGCCGAGCACACGGTGCCGAACGGGCAGCCGGTCTCGAAGCATGAGCCGCCGCAGGTGCGGGTCTCGGTGCCGGCGGGGACGCACGAGCTCGAGCAGTCGCAGGTCATGCCCGCGCCGCAGTCGGCGTCGGTGCCGCAGAAGCCGGCCTCGTTGCAGGTGCCGGTGCTGTCATCGCAGTAGCAGCCCGCGGCGCACTGGTCGTCGGTGGTGCAGTAGTAGCCGTCGCCGCCGCCCGGGACGCAGACCGCGTTGCCCCAGTCGTCGTAGCTCTCGTAGGTGCCCGGCGGGCAGTCGCTACCGCCGTGATGCTCGTCGCCAAAGTAGAGGGTACAGCCCGAGAGGGAGGAGGCCACGACGAGGCCGAGGCAGGCGAGCAGCTTGTTCATGACAGCATCTCCAGAGACGGTGAGCGGTGGGGGAGCGAGGTGACGATGAGTCGCTGACAAAGCACTTGGCGTGCCATCCTGGCAGAGAGATCGAACCGTTTGAAATCTTGGTGGTCCTGAGCGGGCGCGGCGTGCGGATCCTGCCGATCGCGCCAGATCCATGACACAAACGTCCGGGATTCCGCAGGGCCTGGTGATCAGGACGCGGCGTGGCGGCGTGTCAGCCCGGAACGCACGAAGCGACCCACGGATCTGCGTCAACGTCTGTCCACGGTCGACTGTAGCAATCTGTTCACACCCGGTGGGAGTAGATGCCACGGTGGTGGCGACGCAGGTCACAGGCGGGCGGGAATCCGGAGCGGGAGCGAGAGTCCGGAGCTGGGGCCGAGGGTTGGATCGGGATCGGGCCGGATCGGGATCGGGATCGGGGGCCGGATCGGGATCGGGATCGGGGGCCGGATCGGGATCGGGATCGGGATCGGGGGGCCGGATCGGGAGCGGGAGCGGGAGCGGGATCGGGATCGGGGGCCGGATCGGGAGCGGAGCGGATCGGGATCGGGGATCGGGGCCGGATCGGATCAGGATCGGGATCGGGGGCGGGGATCGGGATCGGGGGCCGGATCGGGATCGGGGGCCGGATCGGGATCGGGAGCGGGGATCGCGGACGGGGAGCGGGACCCGGATCGGGGCGCCGATCGGGCGCTGGTCAGCCCGGTTCGTCGACCGCGAGGATGGTCTCGCGCAGGGTCGCGCGGGCGGTGAAGCCGAGATCGGCCTCGGCCAGCGCGCCGTCGACCATGCAGATGTAGCGGATGAAGTCGAACTCGGCGACCGGGTAGCTGGAGACGCCGGCGCGGAACGCGAGCGACCACAGCGGCTTCGCCAGCGGGTGTGGGATCGGCAGGGTCCGGCGGTCGAGCTCGCGCAAGATCACCGACAGCGGCACCTGACCGGGGCCGACGATGTTGTAGATGCCGCGCACGCCCGGCGCCAGGGCCGCGACGACCGCGGCGGCGACGTCGCGCTGGTGGATCACCTGCACCATCGGATCGAAGCCGAACAAGGTCGGCACCGGATCGAGCCGGAGGTAGTTCGACGGCGCGTTGTGGACGGTGCCCAGGATGTGGACCGGGCGCAGCACCACCGTCTCGACGTCGCGGGCCTTCCACAAGAACGTCGACGCCAGGTGATCGATCTCGACGAGGTCGCGCATCTGCGGGAAGCGCTGCGCCGCGAGCAGCGGCGCGTCCTCGGTGAGGAACTGCGTGTTCTCGGGGCGCGGGCCGTAGACGTCGGCCGACGACAGCACCACGACCTTGGGCACCTCGTAGGTCTGGCAGTACTCGAGCAGCTTCATCGTGCCGGCGACGTTCCACGAGTACACGTCGGCGGCCGAGGCCCGGGGGTCGTGCATCAGGCCCATGTGCACGAGCGCGTCGACCTGGCCGTGGCGGAACACGTCGCGGGCGCGCTTGCTGCGCACGTCGACCCGGTGGTGGACGATGTCCTTGGGCCGCTCGGGGAACGGCCGGCGATCGAGCCCCTCGATCACGAACCTGGGATCGTGGTGCAGCGCCCGAGCGACGACGCGCCCGAGCCGGCCCGCGATGCCGGTGATGACGACCTTGCGCGGGGTCCGGTCACCAGAAGACATGCTTGCGCTCCCGCAGCCCGATGTGGATCAGCGACTCGATCCGGCGCTTCACGGCGGTGACCTTCTCGCCGATCACCTCGTCGTCGTCGTCGTGATCGCCGGTGAACATCATCGGCTCACCGAAGTGCAGGCGGTACTTGACCGGCAGCGGCACGAGCGGCACGAACGGCGGGTACGGCACCACCGGGAACGACGGCGTGCCCAGGAGCCGCGCCACCGCGCGCAGGTTGATCGCGGGCGCCTGCTCCTCGGCGCCGATCACCGCCACCGGGACGATCGGCGTGCCGGTCTGGAGCGCGAGGCGCATGAACCCGAGCCCGAACGCCTCGAGCTGGTAGCGGCGCGAGAACGGCTTGGAGATGCCGCGGGCGCCCTCGGGGAACACCAGGATCGCCTCGTCCTCCTCGAGCAGGCGCCGGCAGTTCTCGGGCGTGCCGATGATCTGGCCCCAGCGCGCCATGAGGTAGCTGGCGAAGGGCACGGTCGGCACGAAGTGCTCGACCATCGAGCGGACCAGCCGCGGCGTCGGCGCGTCGAGGACGCAGGCCGACGCGATGACCATGCCGTCGTACGGGAGCTGGCCCGAGTGGTTCGAGACCACGAGCACGCGGCCGCTCGCGGGCAGGTGCTCGAGGCCGCGGGCCTCGGCCCGGAAGTAGCGTCGGTACATCCAGCCGGCGACGCGGATCGCGGTCGCGATCTGGTCGCGGCCCATCCCGAACTCGTCGTAGCCGTACTCGTTCTCGCGCACGACCAGCGCGCGCGTCCGCTCGTCGACCTCGTCCGCGCGGTCGCTGGCGCGCGCGACGTCGGCGAGGCGCCGGCGGATCCAGTCGGAGACGGCCATCGAGCGGCAGCTTCCCCAAGGCCGGTCCGGCTGTCAAACCCGCGGGCGCGCGTGGTAGCGTCGAGCGCGATGAGCGAGGACTTCGTCGACGTGTCCTGGCGCGGCCTCGAGGTCGCGCGCAAGGCTCGGCTGCGCGGCGACGCCGGCGGCCGTGGCCACCTCGAGCACGGGACGCCGATGCCGACCGGCACCGCGCTGACCGTCACGACCGCCGAGGGGCTGCAGCTCCCCGCGGTCGTGGCCGCGGTGCGCGAGCAGATCGGCGGCCGCGCCGAGCCGCCCGGCATGGACCTGACGTTCACCGCGACGGGCGACGCGGCGACCTGGTGGCGCGCGCGCGTCGACGCGGCGGCGGTCGCGGCGGCCGAGGCGGCGACGGCGGCCGAGGCGGCGGCGGCGGCGGCGAGCCGGCCGCGCACCCGCACGAGCCCGCCGGCCGAGCTGGCCCAGGCGATCGCGGCGGCGGCGGCGCCCGCGGCCGTGGCGCCCGTCCCGGCGGCGGCGGTGCCCGCGACGTCCGCGCCGGCGGCGGCGCCCACGGCCGACGACGCGCGGCCGACCGAGGTGATGGCCGCGGTGACCGCGCCCGAGGATCCGACCGATCCCGAGGGCGTCGCGCCGATCGCGGCGGCCGCGCCCGACGGGGCGCCCGACGCGGCGCCCGCACCCGAGGCCGTGCCCGAGGAGCTCGCCGACGACGGCCGGCGCACGACGGTGATGGCCGCCGTCGACATCGAGGCGATCGTCGCCGCCAGCGCCGACGACGCGCCCGCGGCCGATGGGCCCGACGACGGCGCCGCCCCGGCCGGCGGCGAGAAGAAGAAGGGCGCGCGCGGTAAGCGCCGGCGCGGCCGGTGACCGCCGGCGTGCGCCCGGCCGCGATCGAGTGGATCGTGCCGCCGGCGGTGCGGCCCCGTGACGTCGTCGCGATCTGCGCGCCGGCGGGGCCGATCCGCGCGGCGCGGTTCGAGCGCGGGCTGGCCTTGCTGGGGCCGCACCTGAACCTGCGGCTGGGCGACGACGTCACCGCCGAGGCCGGGTACCTCGCCGGCGACGACGGCCGCCGGGCCGACGAGCTCGCCCGCGCGCTGCGCGATCCTGACGTCCGGGCGATCGTGGTCGCGCGCGGCGGCTACGGCCTGACGCGCATCCTCGCCGACCTCGACCCGGCGCTCTTGCGCGCCGACCCCAAGCCGATCGTCGGGTTTTCGGACGCGACCGCGCTCCTGGCCTGGGCCGCGGTCGCCGGCGTCCGTGCGATCCACGGGCCGGTCGTCAGCCAGCTCGGCGATCTGCCGGCCACCGACGTGGCGGCGCTGGTCGCGGCGCTGACCGATCCGCGCCCGCTGGGCACGCTGCCCGATCCGCTCGCGGCGCTCGGCCTGAGCCGACCGATCGCCGGTCCGCTGGTGCCCGGCAACCTGACGCTCCTGGCCCACCTGGTCGGCACGCCGTGGCAGCTCGATCTCACCGACGCCGTCGCGCTGATCGAGGAGGTCGACGAGAAGCCGTACATGCTCGATCGCGATCTCACGCAGCTCCACCTGGCCGGCCTCCTCGACGGCGCGCGCGGCGTGATCCTGGGCGACCTCACGCGCTGCACCGATCCGCCGCACGCCCGCGGCGTGATCGACGATCCGGGGCCGGCGCGCGCGGCGGTCGCCGATCGCCTGGCGCGGTTCGGCGTGGCGGGCTGGTGGGGCGCGCCGATCGGCCATGGTCCGCGCAACCTGGCGGTGCCGATGGGCGCGCGGGTCGAGGTCGACGCCGCGGGGCGCGTGGCGATCCTCGACGCCGCGGTGCGCTGAGCGGGCGCGACCCCAGGTCGGGCGAAAGTTTGGATCGGCTCCGGCGTTGGTGCGTACGAACCCACCACACCTCGCCTCCGGGAGCCCCATGTCCGCTCGCACCCTCGTCCTCACGGCCGCGGCCCTGTCCGCCGCCGCCCTCGTCACCGCCACCACCGCGTCGGCCGATTGCTACGACGACAGCTGCCGCGAGGCCCGCGCGAAGGAGTGGTCGCGGCCCCGGTTCGAGGGCGGCTTCGGCTTGCTCGCCGGCAGCTACACGGTCTCGTCGGTGAGCGGCGGTGGCGTCGGGCTCCACGTCGACGGCGGCGTGCGCATGGGGCGCCTGGCCCTGCTCGGCGAGTACGACTTCCTGTCGATCGGCCAGGACGCGTACACCTACGAGAACCCCATCCGCGGCGTGCTCCATCGCATCGGCGCCAACGCGCGCTACTCGGTCGCGGCGTTCGGCGGGCACTCGGTGCCGATCCGCGGCGACGTCTGGCTCGAGGGCGGCGTCGGCAACCAGCTCGTGCAGTGGCACGGCGGCGGCGAGCTGTCGCGTCGCGATCTGGCGTTCGGCGTCGGCGGCCAGATGACCGTGCGGGTCGGCGGCGGCAAGCGCCCCAACTACCTCGGCTTCTACTACGCGTTCCGCGGCCTGGTCGCGCGCGATCCGTTCCCCGCCAAGGACATGCCCACCTGCGCGGGGCCGTGCGATACGCCGACCGGTCCGTCGGCCTGGGACATGGGCGCGTTCTTCAACTTCGGCGTAGTGTTCGCGCGCTGAGTCGAGATCGCGACGGTCGCCGCGCGCCCGGCGTCGGTCGGCGTCGGTCGGCGTAGACCCAAGACGCCCCTGATCCTCATCGAGGATCGGGGGCGTTCTTGGTTTCGGATCCGGTTGCGTCGACTCCGGTTGCGCCCGACTCCGGTTGCCGAGCCGGCGCCGACTCTCCGACACCGGCTCGGTTCTGGATCCGGTTCCGGTTCCGACACCGACTCCAGATCCGACTCCGGATCCGACTCCGACACCGACTCCGACACCGACTCCGACACCGACTCCGACACCGACTCCGGATCCGACACCGGCTCGGTTCTGGATCCGGTTCCGGTTCCGACACCGACTCCAGATCCGACTCCGGATCCGACTCCGACTCCGACACCGACTCCGGTTCCGGTTCCGGCTCCGGCTCCGGCTCCGGCTCCGGTTCCGACTCCGACTCCGACACCGACTCCGACACCGACTCCGACACCGACTCCGACACCGACTCCGGCACCGACACCGGCTCCGACACCGACACCGGCTCCGGCACCGGCTCCGACTCCGGTTCCGACACCGACTCCGGCTCCGGCTCCGACTCCGGCTCCGGCTCCGGCTCCGGCTCCGACTCCGGCTCCGGCTCCGGCTCCGACTCCGGCTCCGACTCCGGCTCCGGCGCTCGATCGTCAACCCCGGCGGATCGCCGTCATTCTTGACGAGCGCATCGCGCCGAGCGCGCGAACGCGGGAGAAAAAAAACGCTGCACCGGGGGGACGGTGCAGCGCCTGCGCAGATCACGACACGCTACTGGTTGCCTCAAGTGGAGGGGGATGCCGACAGGGATGAGGGGAGGGACCAAGTCGGCGCCACCGAGTCGAAATTTTCGCGTGCCGTGTCGCGCGTGGGTAAGGGGATGACTCCTCTATTGGAGGGCTGGACTGCGGGGAACGTTGCGTTGAACCGGAGCGCGGGGAGAAGAATTTCAGCTCATCGAGCGGCAGGTCTTCGTTCGCGTCTCTTCGTGCATCGAATACAGAGCAACTCGCGTTCCAACTCGCAAACCGCGATCAGCACACCAGGCTTCGCGGCCTTAGCCGGCCTCCTGTGTCATACCGTCACCATCTGGTGACGAAGTGGCTAGGGGAGACGCCACACCCCTGCGGTGGCGAGTCATCAGGGTGATGGCTAGCGGACTCGCCACTGATCGGTCGTCACCTCACCTGAGCGGCGCTGCGGTCAGGCGGTGGCATCGGACAATGTGCTACCTACCGGCGGCATGCGCGCCCTCGGCCTCGACGTCGGCTCCAAGACCATCGGCGTCGCCGTGTCCGATGAGCTCGGCCTGGCCGCGCACCCCGAGCACGTGATCGCGCGCAAGGGCACCGGGCCCGACGTCGCGACCGTCCTCGCGCTCTGTGCCGCGCGCGAGGTCACCGCGGTGGTCGTCGGCATGCCGTTCGAGCTCTCGGGCGCGGTCGGGCTGCGCGGCCGGCGCGTGCAGGTGTTCATCGACGCGCTCCGCCGCGCGCTGCCGGTGGCGATCCCGATCCACGAGGTCGACGAGCGCTTCACCACCGCGCTGGCGCAGCGGGTGCTGCTGGCCGGCGACGTGTCGCGCGCGCGCCGCAAGGACGTGATCGACAAGCAGGCGGCGGCGGTGATCCTCCAGGGCTGGCTCGACGGCCGCCGTGGCCACGAATAACCGTCCGCCCTCGCGCCTTGCTACAGTCCCCGCCGTGGCCCGCTCGCCGTTCCGTATCGCGCTCATGGTGGTCCTCGCCACCGTGGCCCTGGCCGTGGTGATCGGCGGGTTCTTCGCCTACCGCGTCTACACGTACCCGACCACGCGCCACGGCGGCCGCGGCGCCGACGTCGAGGTGACGATCAAGCGCGGCATGACGTTCCCGCAGGTGACGCGGGCGCTGGCCGACAAGCGCGTGATCGATCACCCGCTGTACTTCCGCATCTACGGCATGCGCCGGGGCGCGACCACCGCGGTCAAGCCGGGCGACTACGTGCTGCGCGACAACCTGACGCCGGCCGAGGTGCTCGACACGCTCGTCGCCGGGGTGCGCGAGCGCTCGGTGGCGGTGACGCTGCCCGAGGGCAAGAACATGCTCGAGTTCTTCGCGCTGCTCGACGCGGCCGGCGTGGCCAAGGCCAGCGAGCTCGAGGTGCTGGCGCGGGATCCGCAGTTCCTCTCCGCCCACGCGATCGCCGGCGACAGCGTCGACGGCTACCTGTTCCCCGACACCTACCAGTTCGTGACCCCGACGCCGCCGGCCAAGGTGCTCGAGCGCCTGATCAACGCCCACCGCCGCGAGTGGAACTCGGCCGCGCGCACCCACGCCAAGGCGCTGGGCAAGCTCAAGGACAAGCTCAAGTGGAGCGATCGCGACGTGCTGATCCTGGCGTCGATCGTCGAGAAGGAGGCGGTCGAGGCCAGCGAGCGCCCGCGCATCGCGCAGGTGTTCATCAACCGCCTGACCTCGCCGACCTTCAAGCCCCGCAAGCTCGAGACCGACCCGACGATCCGCTACGGCTGCCTGGTGCCGGTCAAGAAGAGCCAGGCGTGCCGCGACTGGCTGGCGATGTGCCCGCCCGATCAGCCCGGCTGCGAGCGCCTGCGCCAGGCGCAGCTGCAGGACGCCGATAACCCGTACAACTCGTACGCGCACGAGGGCCTGCCGCCGGGGCCGATCGCCAACCCCGGCCGCTCGTCGATCGCCGCGGCGATCGATCCCGACGGCAGCGACTACTACTTCTTCGTCGCCAAGGACGCCCGCCACCACGCGTTCTCCAAGACCGTGGCCGAGCACCAGCGCGCCGTGCAGCAGTACCTGCAGTGGCGCCAGAGCGGCGGCCCGTAGCCGCCTCGCCGGGCGCGATCGCGGCCGCCCCGCCGGGCGCGATCGCTTCCGTGGCGAATGTCGCCCGCGCCCGGTTGCGCCGACGCGCGAGCCCCGACATGTTCGGGAGCTGCCCATGGCCACGCCCGCCGATCAGGTCGATGCCGAGCTCGCCGCGGTCGGGGCGATCCTGGTCGAGGATCGGGTGCTGCGCCGGATCATCAAGCGGCACCGCCACCTGCCGGGGATCGGGCTCCAGGTCCCGCACGCGTGGTCGTACGCGCTGCCCCGGGCCGAGCTGGCCGAGCTGATCGAGGCCGACGCGCTGCCGATCGCGCTCGACCGCCTGCCCGACCACGTCGCGCTGATCTCGGGCGTGCGCACCGCGCTCGCGGCCGGGGCCAGCTCGGCCTGGCGGCAGGTGTGGCGGGCGGTCTTCCACGCCCGGGTGCACGAGACCCTCGAGCGGCGCGACCTCACGCCGGCCGAGGTCCGGCAGCGCATCAGCGCGATCGGGCAGACCGAGTTCGACGAGGTGCGGCTGGTGCTGCGGCAGGAGGACCTGCTGCTGCCGCCGGCCGGCGACACCGACGCCTACGTCGAGTTCGTGGCGCTGTACCTCGAGCTGCGGCACTTCGCGCCGCGGACCCTCGACGAGACCTTCCCGGTGCTCGGCGGCGGCGCCCACATCGATCCGCTGATCGCCGCCGACGTCGACGCGGCCGCGCTGCTGGTCGCGTCGCGGCCGGCCCGGGCGCCGCGCGAGGCGATGCTCGAGGGCGGGGGCGCGGTCGCGTCGCCGCGCCGCACCGCCGAGCGGCGCGCCGTCACGGTCCGGCTGGGCGAGCGCGCGATCCGCCGGTCGGCCGCGTCGGCCCGGGCCCAGGGCAACCACGTGCGGGCCGCGATCGGCGCGCTGCGCATCGGCGAGCGCGCCGCCGCCCGCGCCGACCTGGACCTGCTGGTGACGCGCCTGGCGCGGGCGCTCGGCGACGCGCCCGCCGCCGGCTGGACCGACACGCTCCTGGCCCTGGCCGAGACCGCGGCCACCGAGCGGGTGCTGCGCCACACCGCCAACACCCGGCTCTTGCTCGATCTCCAGGCCGCGTGCACCGACGGCGAGCGCGACGTCGAGGTGGTCGACGTCGGCAGCTGGCTCCGGTCGCGCGGGCGGCGCACGATCGTCCGGCGGCTGCCCGCGACCCGCGAGGTCCGGGTCGCGCGCCGGGTCCGGGCCGCGGCCCGGCAGCTGGTGCGCTGCGAGCTCGACACTGACGACGCGCGCGACGCCGTCGCCGATCTGGTCCACGCGCTGGTCGAGCGCGCCAACGCCCAGGTGCGGACCGTGCTGCGGCCGGTGATCGAGCGGACCCTGGCCGAGGTCGGCCTGGTGCCGCGGCACCTGCCGGGCCAGGTGGCCCAGAAGAAGCTCGTCGACGAGCTGCTCGATCGCGCGGTCGCGGTCGGGCGGCTGTCCCTGGGCGATCTGCGCGACGCGTTCGCGCACAACGACCTCAAGCTCCCCGATCTGACGGTGCGCGCGCTGGTCACGCGCGATCAGCTGCTGCGCGCCGATCACCTGCTCGCGACCGAGCTCGACGGGGTCTACCGGCGCGGCGAGATCTACCTGCGGTTCCTGCAGAAGGTGTCGTCGGTGCTGTCGGGCACGGGGCTGGGGCGCCTGCTGTCGCTGTACGTGCTCTTGCCGGTGGTCGGCGCGTTCTTCGTCGTCGAGGGCGCGCACCACATGGCGGCGCCGGTGGCGAGGATGTTCCACGGCGAGCCGCCCGAGATCTCGACCCGCCCGGTGCTGATCGGCATGGCGGTGTTCGTGTTCCTGCTCCTGCACGCGGTCTGGTTCCGCCGGGCGGTGCTGGTCGGCCTGCGCGCGATCGGGCGCGTGCTCAAGGTCGTGTTCGTCGACACCGCCGCGCGGCTGTGGCGGATCGCGCTCGTGCGCCAGGCGCTGCGGTGGGTGATCCTGCCGGCGATCCCGGCCGCGCTCGTGGCGTGGCTGGTGCCCGGCGTGGCCCGGTGGCCGAGCGCGGCGGCGACGCTGGTCGTGACCGCCGCGTTCATCAACTCGGCCGCGGCCGAGGAGGTGGTCAGCGACTGGCTCTTGCGCTCGAGCCGGCAGCTGGCCCACCGGATCCTGCCGGGGCTCGTCAAGTACAGCCTCGAGTTCTTCGGCTGGCTGATCGAGCTGGTCGAGCGCGGCATCTACCGCGTCGACGAGGCCCTGCGGTTCCGCCCGAACCAGTCGCGGCGGATGGCGATCATCAAGGGCGTGCTGGCGACGATCTGGTTCGCGATCGCGTACGTGCTGCGCATCTACGTCAACCTGCTGATCGAGCCGACCGTGAACCCGGTCAAGCACTTCCCGGTCGTGACCGTCGCCGCCAAGCTGATCCTGCCGTTCTTGCCGCAGATGACCACCGCGATCGCCGGGCCGATCGGCGCGGTGGTCGGCCCGACCCTGGGCGCGTCGTTCGCCGCGTTCACCGTGCTGGTCCTGCCCGGCATCGCGGGGTTCCTGGCCTGGGAGCTCAACAGCAACTGGAAGCTCTACCAGGCCAACCGCCCGGCGGTGCTCGAGCCCGAGAAGATCGGCAGCCACGGCGAGACCATGGGCGCGCTGCTGCGGCCGGGCTTCCACTCGGGCACGCTGCCCAAGCTGTTCGCGCGGCTGCGGCGCGCGACCTGGAAGGGCGACGCCCGGGCGGTGGCCAAGGCCCGCGAGGGCGTCCACCACGCCGAGGAGGCCGTCCGCCACTTCGTCGATCGGCAGCTGGTCGCGCTGCTCAACCAGGACCTGATCTTCCGCGCCACCGACGTCGCGGTGCCCCACGTCGAGGTCGGCTCGAACCGCCTGCGGATCGAGCTGGCGTGCCCGAGCGTCGGCCCGGGCCGGGC from the Myxococcales bacterium genome contains:
- a CDS encoding LD-carboxypeptidase, producing MTAGVRPAAIEWIVPPAVRPRDVVAICAPAGPIRAARFERGLALLGPHLNLRLGDDVTAEAGYLAGDDGRRADELARALRDPDVRAIVVARGGYGLTRILADLDPALLRADPKPIVGFSDATALLAWAAVAGVRAIHGPVVSQLGDLPATDVAALVAALTDPRPLGTLPDPLAALGLSRPIAGPLVPGNLTLLAHLVGTPWQLDLTDAVALIEEVDEKPYMLDRDLTQLHLAGLLDGARGVILGDLTRCTDPPHARGVIDDPGPARAAVADRLARFGVAGWWGAPIGHGPRNLAVPMGARVEVDAAGRVAILDAAVR
- a CDS encoding acyltransferase family protein, with translation MAVSDWIRRRLADVARASDRADEVDERTRALVVRENEYGYDEFGMGRDQIATAIRVAGWMYRRYFRAEARGLEHLPASGRVLVVSNHSGQLPYDGMVIASACVLDAPTPRLVRSMVEHFVPTVPFASYLMARWGQIIGTPENCRRLLEEDEAILVFPEGARGISKPFSRRYQLEAFGLGFMRLALQTGTPIVPVAVIGAEEQAPAINLRAVARLLGTPSFPVVPYPPFVPLVPLPVKYRLHFGEPMMFTGDHDDDDEVIGEKVTAVKRRIESLIHIGLRERKHVFW
- a CDS encoding NAD-dependent epimerase/dehydratase family protein, translated to MSSGDRTPRKVVITGIAGRLGRVVARALHHDPRFVIEGLDRRPFPERPKDIVHHRVDVRSKRARDVFRHGQVDALVHMGLMHDPRASAADVYSWNVAGTMKLLEYCQTYEVPKVVVLSSADVYGPRPENTQFLTEDAPLLAAQRFPQMRDLVEIDHLASTFLWKARDVETVVLRPVHILGTVHNAPSNYLRLDPVPTLFGFDPMVQVIHQRDVAAAVVAALAPGVRGIYNIVGPGQVPLSVILRELDRRTLPIPHPLAKPLWSLAFRAGVSSYPVAEFDFIRYICMVDGALAEADLGFTARATLRETILAVDEPG
- the mltG gene encoding endolytic transglycosylase MltG: MARSPFRIALMVVLATVALAVVIGGFFAYRVYTYPTTRHGGRGADVEVTIKRGMTFPQVTRALADKRVIDHPLYFRIYGMRRGATTAVKPGDYVLRDNLTPAEVLDTLVAGVRERSVAVTLPEGKNMLEFFALLDAAGVAKASELEVLARDPQFLSAHAIAGDSVDGYLFPDTYQFVTPTPPAKVLERLINAHRREWNSAARTHAKALGKLKDKLKWSDRDVLILASIVEKEAVEASERPRIAQVFINRLTSPTFKPRKLETDPTIRYGCLVPVKKSQACRDWLAMCPPDQPGCERLRQAQLQDADNPYNSYAHEGLPPGPIANPGRSSIAAAIDPDGSDYYFFVAKDARHHAFSKTVAEHQRAVQQYLQWRQSGGP
- a CDS encoding aldehyde dehydrogenase family protein, which produces MIQSPLLEHRTGYVAGAFLPPHAGPRFVVHDPATGEPLAELPSYGAADTDAAIAAAATVLAAPPASLETRAGWLRAIAAAQLAHQDELARIITLENGKPLAEARGEVAYAAGFYQVAADSIDALAPRTLAQRPRGLTWTVYARPAGVAGLITPWNFPLAMLAKKLAGALAAGAPAVIKPAELTPLAPLALVHLIDRLDLPPGMVNLVFGDAPAIGAALCAHPAVRVISFTGSTRVGQLLASQAAPHVKRLALELGGNAPLIVFDDADVAVAVEQLMASKFRCAGQTCVSANRIYVQAGIAEAFTHAIAARVRALKVGHGLEPGTQVGPLIDRGAAAKVDRLVGDAVARGARVVVGEPAQPDTGFRAPTVLADVQPGMALLTEEVFGPVVPLVTFATEAEVVAAANATEYGLAAYVFTADPARGARVAAALRFGHVALNNASGPTPEAPFGGMKSSGYGREGGVEGLLEFVELQTVPSA
- the ruvX gene encoding Holliday junction resolvase RuvX, which codes for MRALGLDVGSKTIGVAVSDELGLAAHPEHVIARKGTGPDVATVLALCAAREVTAVVVGMPFELSGAVGLRGRRVQVFIDALRRALPVAIPIHEVDERFTTALAQRVLLAGDVSRARRKDVIDKQAAAVILQGWLDGRRGHE